One segment of Rattus norvegicus strain BN/NHsdMcwi chromosome 16, GRCr8, whole genome shotgun sequence DNA contains the following:
- the Opn4 gene encoding melanopsin produces MNSPSESRVPSSLTQDPSFTASPALLQGIWNSTQNISVRVQLLSVSPTTPGLQAAAWVPFPTVDVPDHAHYTLGTVILLVGLTGMLGNLTVIYTFCRNRGLRTPANMLIINLAVSDFLMSFTQAPVFFASSLYKKWLFGETGCKFYAFCGAVFGIVSMITLTAIAMDRYLVITRPLATIGMRSKRRTALVLLGVWLYALAWSLPPFFGWSAYVPEGLLTSCSWDYVTFTPLVRAYTMLLFCFVFFLPLLIIIFCYIFIFRAIRETGRACEGCGESPLRRRQWQRLQSEWKMAKVALIVILLFVLSWAPYSTVALVGFAGYSHILTPYMSSVPAVIAKASAIHNPIIYAITHPKYRAAIAQHLPCLGVLLGVSGQRSHPSLSYRSTHRSTLSSQSSDLSWISGQKRQESLGSESEVGWTDTETTAAWGAAQQASGQSFCSHDLEDGEVKAPSSPQEQKSKTPKTKRHLPSLDRRM; encoded by the exons ATGAACTCTCCTTCAGAATCAAGAGTCCCTTCAAGCTTAACTCAGGATCCCAGCTTTACCGCCAGCCCTGCCCTCCTACAAGGCATTTGGAACAGCACTCAGAACATCTCCGTCAGAGTCCAGCTTCTATCCGTTAGCCCCACG aCACCTGGGCTTCAGGCTGCTGCCTGGGTCCCCTTCCCCACAGTCGACGTCCCAGATCATGCTCACTATACCCTAGGCACGGTGATCCTGCTGGTGGGACTCACAGGGATGCTGGGTAACCTGACAGTCATCTACACCTTCTGCAG GAATAGAGGCCTGCGGACACCGGCAAACATGCTCATCATCAACCTGGCAGTCAGCGACTTCCTTATGTCGTTCACTCAGGCCCCGGTCTTCTTTGCCAGCAGCCTCTACAAGAAGTGGCTCTTCGGGGAGACAG GTTGCAAGTTCTATGCCTTCTGTGGGGCTGTCTTTGGCATCGTTTCCATGATCACCCTGACAGCCATAGCCATGGACCGCTATCTGGTGATCACACGTCCACTGGCCACCATCGGCATGAGATCCAAGAGACGGACGGCACTAGTCCTGCTAGGTGTCTGGCTCTATGCCCTGGCCTGGAGTCTGCCGCCTTTCTTTGGCTGGA GCGCCTACGTGCCCGAGGGGCTGCTGACATCCTGCTCCTGGGACTACGTGACCTTCACGCCCCTCGTGCGCGCCTACACCATGCTGCTCTTCTgctttgtcttcttcctccctctgctcaTTATCATCTTCTGCTACATCTTCATCTTCAGGGCCATTCGAGAGACAGGCCG GGCCTGTGAGGGCTGTGGTGAGTCCCCTCTGCGGCGGCGGCAGTGGCAGCGGCTACAGAGTGAATGGAAGATGGCCAAGGTCGCACTGATCGTCATTCTCCTCTTTGTGCTGTCCTGGGCTCCCTACTCCACTGTGGCCCTGGTGGGCTTTGCTGG GTACTCGCACATCCTGACGCCCTACATGAGCTCGGTGCCAGCCGTCATTGCCAAGGCCTCGGCCATCCACAATCCTATCATCTATGCCATCACTCACCCCAAGTACAG GGCGGCCATTGCTCAGCACTTGCCTTGCCTTGGGGTGCTTCTTGGAGTATCAGGCCAGCGCAGCCACCCCTCCCTCAGCTACCGCTCTACCCATCGCTCCACACTGAGCAGCCAGTCCTCAGACCTCAGCTGGATCTCTGGGCAGAAGCGCCAAGAGTCCCTGGGTTCTGAGAGTGAAGTG GGCTGgacagacacagaaacaacaGCTGCGTGGGGAGCTGCCCAGCAAGCAAGTGGACAATCCTTCTGCAGTCATGACCTGGAAGATGGAGAAGTCAAGGCTCCTTCCAGCCCCCAGGAACAGAAATCCAAGACTCCCAAG aCCAAGAGACACCTCCCCAGTCTGGACCGAAGGATGTAG